One Clavibacter zhangzhiyongii genomic region harbors:
- a CDS encoding bifunctional folylpolyglutamate synthase/dihydrofolate synthase: MSDQQGGRPFDDDADDVRRDDDFDREGDEGVDAAARALDPDPDGLSDDQLFADDAAELRREAERSIVAGREVDDENYFEREGDAVYQALLARVGEQAPQPRLSATRRVVELLGDPQRAYKVVHVTGTNGKTSTSRMTESILRAAGLRTGLFTSPHLVRLNERIVVDGEPITDEALSRNWADVEPFIDLVDQELVAAGEQPVTFFEALTVLAFASFADAPVDVAVIEVGMGGEWDSTNVADGEVAVFTPVSLDHTQRLGSTVAEIARTKSGIVKPAADVVSSAQVPEVVAELTRAAELTESTWSMEGERFRLLDTTLAVGGQVISVQGLAGTYRDVFLPLFGAHQAQNAAVAIAAVESFLGGGDHAIHDDVLAEGLATATSPGRLQVVGTEPTVLVDAAHNPAGAASLAAALPVYFTFDRVTAVIGVLADKDAEGIVRELAPVVDHFIVTASTSERSVDPDELARVVVGVVGRDRVTVEPDLRTALEDARDSAGETEKGAALVTGSILLVGEAIALALDEGWKTA; encoded by the coding sequence ATGAGCGACCAGCAGGGCGGACGCCCCTTCGACGACGACGCGGACGACGTCCGGCGCGACGACGACTTCGACCGCGAGGGGGACGAGGGCGTCGACGCCGCGGCGCGCGCCCTCGACCCCGACCCCGACGGCCTGAGCGACGACCAGCTCTTCGCGGACGACGCGGCCGAGCTCCGCCGCGAGGCCGAGCGGTCGATCGTCGCGGGCCGCGAGGTCGACGACGAGAACTACTTCGAGCGCGAGGGCGACGCCGTGTACCAGGCGCTCCTCGCCCGCGTGGGGGAGCAGGCGCCGCAGCCGCGCCTGTCGGCGACCCGCCGCGTCGTCGAGCTGCTCGGCGACCCGCAGCGCGCCTACAAGGTCGTGCACGTCACGGGCACCAACGGGAAGACCTCGACGAGCAGGATGACCGAGAGCATCCTCCGCGCGGCCGGCCTCCGGACGGGCCTCTTCACGAGCCCGCACCTGGTGCGGCTCAACGAGCGCATCGTGGTCGACGGCGAGCCCATCACGGACGAGGCGCTCAGCCGCAACTGGGCCGACGTCGAGCCGTTCATCGACCTCGTCGACCAGGAGCTGGTCGCGGCGGGCGAGCAGCCCGTCACCTTCTTCGAGGCGCTCACGGTGCTCGCGTTCGCGTCCTTCGCGGACGCGCCCGTCGACGTCGCCGTCATCGAGGTCGGCATGGGCGGCGAGTGGGACTCCACGAACGTCGCCGACGGCGAGGTCGCGGTGTTCACCCCCGTCTCGCTCGATCACACGCAGCGCCTCGGCTCCACGGTCGCGGAGATCGCGCGCACCAAGTCGGGCATCGTGAAGCCGGCCGCGGACGTCGTCTCGAGCGCCCAGGTGCCCGAGGTCGTCGCGGAGCTCACGCGCGCCGCCGAGCTCACCGAGTCCACGTGGTCGATGGAGGGGGAGCGCTTCCGCCTCCTCGACACGACCCTCGCGGTCGGCGGGCAGGTCATCAGCGTGCAGGGCCTCGCCGGCACCTACCGCGACGTCTTCCTCCCGCTGTTCGGCGCTCATCAGGCGCAGAACGCCGCGGTCGCGATCGCCGCGGTCGAGTCGTTCCTCGGCGGGGGCGACCACGCCATCCACGACGACGTGCTCGCGGAGGGCCTCGCCACCGCGACGAGCCCCGGCCGCCTGCAGGTCGTCGGCACCGAGCCCACCGTGCTCGTCGACGCGGCGCACAACCCCGCGGGCGCGGCGTCGCTCGCGGCCGCGCTGCCCGTCTACTTCACGTTCGACCGCGTGACCGCCGTCATCGGCGTGCTGGCCGACAAGGACGCCGAGGGCATCGTGCGCGAGCTCGCGCCCGTCGTCGACCACTTCATCGTCACGGCGTCGACGTCGGAGCGCTCGGTGGATCCCGACGAGCTGGCCCGCGTCGTCGTCGGCGTCGTCGGCCGCGACCGCGTCACCGTCGAGCCCGACCTGCGCACGGCCCTCGAGGACGCGCGCGACTCGGCGGGCGAGACGGAGAAGGGCGCGGCGCTCGTCACCGGCTCGATCCTCCTCGTCGGCGAGGCCATCGCGCTCGCGCTCGACGAGGGCTGGAAGACCGCGTGA
- a CDS encoding DUF4233 domain-containing protein has protein sequence MSTDGSPARTRRPRPPRTTVEILGSIVMGFQVIVVFLASLVAFGLEALPPLPALGGGALLVVAMLAVVGTLRTPLGIRAGWVVQVLVVLTGFVLPAMFAVGGFFLLLWIYAMVQGARIDREKAAARGAWEQAMLDEQQASRPDGVADPDHDRPTDHRPTTEPPAPTP, from the coding sequence GTGAGCACCGACGGCAGCCCGGCCCGCACCCGGCGACCCCGGCCGCCGCGCACGACGGTCGAGATCCTCGGGTCCATCGTCATGGGCTTCCAGGTCATCGTCGTCTTCCTCGCGAGCCTCGTCGCCTTCGGCCTGGAGGCGCTGCCGCCGCTGCCCGCGCTCGGCGGCGGCGCGCTGCTCGTCGTCGCGATGCTCGCGGTCGTCGGCACGCTGCGCACGCCCCTCGGGATCCGCGCCGGCTGGGTCGTGCAGGTGCTCGTCGTCCTCACGGGCTTCGTGCTGCCGGCCATGTTCGCGGTCGGCGGCTTCTTCCTGCTGCTCTGGATCTACGCCATGGTCCAGGGCGCGCGCATCGACCGCGAGAAGGCGGCCGCCCGCGGCGCGTGGGAGCAGGCCATGCTCGACGAGCAGCAGGCCTCGCGCCCCGACGGCGTCGCGGATCCCGACCACGACCGCCCCACCGACCACCGACCGACCACCGAGCCGCCGGCTCCCACCCCGTAG
- the ndk gene encoding nucleoside-diphosphate kinase, with amino-acid sequence MTAPVQETLVLVKPDGVARGLTGEILRRIEAKGYQIVDLRMVQAERALLEQHYEEHQGKPFYEPLVEFMESGPVVAVRVAGNRVIEGFRSLAGTTDPTGAAPGTIRGDLGRDWGLAVAQNLVHGSDSPESAARELALWF; translated from the coding sequence ATGACCGCTCCCGTCCAGGAGACCCTCGTCCTCGTCAAGCCCGACGGCGTCGCCCGCGGCCTCACCGGCGAGATCCTCCGCCGCATCGAGGCCAAGGGCTACCAGATCGTCGACCTCCGCATGGTGCAGGCCGAGCGCGCCCTGCTCGAGCAGCACTACGAGGAGCACCAGGGCAAGCCGTTCTACGAGCCGCTCGTCGAGTTCATGGAGTCGGGCCCGGTCGTCGCCGTGCGCGTCGCCGGCAACCGCGTCATCGAGGGCTTCCGTTCGCTCGCCGGCACGACCGACCCCACCGGCGCCGCCCCCGGCACGATCCGCGGCGACCTCGGCCGCGACTGGGGCCTCGCCGTGGCCCAGAACCTCGTGCACGGCAGCGACTCGCCCGAGTCCGCGGCGCGGGAGCTGGCACTCTGGTTCTAG
- a CDS encoding vitamin K epoxide reductase family protein, with translation MTATRAPVHPRSLALLLVVTGVVGWIGAFVLVLERLNLLENPGASLSCDINPFISCATVIESPQGSLLGFPNPLIGVAVFVVPVVIGMATLAGARFARWFWTLFALGTLGGWVFVTWLFTQSVFVIGALCPYCLLVWSAMIPLWWGTLAATARAGLIPVPSGVRRAADAVAPYTWAVVVLNYAIIVVAVIATFPALLPTLLG, from the coding sequence ATGACCGCGACCCGGGCCCCCGTGCACCCCCGCTCCCTGGCCCTCCTGCTGGTCGTGACGGGCGTCGTCGGCTGGATCGGCGCCTTCGTCCTCGTGCTCGAGCGGCTGAACCTCCTGGAGAACCCGGGCGCGTCGCTCTCCTGCGACATCAACCCCTTCATCTCCTGCGCGACCGTCATCGAGTCGCCGCAGGGGTCGCTGCTCGGGTTCCCGAACCCGCTCATCGGCGTGGCCGTGTTCGTCGTCCCGGTCGTGATCGGCATGGCGACCCTGGCCGGCGCCCGGTTCGCGCGCTGGTTCTGGACGCTGTTCGCGCTGGGCACGCTCGGCGGCTGGGTGTTCGTGACCTGGCTCTTCACGCAGAGCGTCTTCGTCATCGGCGCGCTCTGCCCCTACTGCCTGCTCGTGTGGAGCGCGATGATCCCGCTCTGGTGGGGCACGCTCGCGGCCACCGCCCGCGCGGGGCTGATCCCCGTGCCGTCCGGCGTCCGGCGCGCGGCGGATGCGGTGGCGCCCTACACGTGGGCCGTCGTGGTGCTGAACTACGCGATCATCGTGGTCGCCGTGATCGCGACGTTCCCGGCGCTCCTCCCCACGCTGCTCGGCTGA